One genomic window of Camelina sativa cultivar DH55 chromosome 5, Cs, whole genome shotgun sequence includes the following:
- the LOC104788500 gene encoding uncharacterized protein LOC104788500 — translation MGNCVFKGSGGSRKLYDNDDSLIKVVTPNGGVMELHPPILAEFITNEFPGHVIHDSLSLRHSSPPLLHGEELFPGNIYYLLPLSSADSTTPQYSSEQLSTPYRMSFGKTPVATAMNGGGGGGCGVWKVRLVISPEQLAEILAKDLETEALVESVRTVAKCGGGGLHSRANSDQLSVTSSFKGRHFEK, via the exons atgggtaACTGCGTATTCAAAGGCAGTGGTGGTTCAAGAAAATTGTACGACAACGATGATTCGTTGATAAAAGTGGTGACTCCAAACGGTGGCGTTATGGAGCTTCATCCTCCCATCTTAGCCGAATTCATCACAAACGAATTTCCCGGCCACGTCATCCACGACTCCTTAAGCCTTCGCCACTCATCTCCACCGCTTCTACACGGCGAAGAGCTCTTTCCCGGTAACATATACTACCTCCTCCCTCTTTCTTCCGCCGACTCAACCACTCCACAGTACTCTTCCGAACAACTATCAACGCCGTACAGAATGTCTTTCGGGAAAACACCGGTAGCGACGGCTATGAATGGCGGGGGAGGAGGTGGTTGTGGAGTGTGGAAGGTGAGGCTTGTGATAAGTCCGGAGCAGTTGGCGGAGATTCTTGCGAAGGATTTGGAAACCGAAGCATTGGTTGAAAGTGTGAGGACGGTGGCGAAGTGCGGCGGAGGTGGACTTCACTCGAGGGCCAACTCAGACCAGTTAAGCGTTACGAGTAGCTTCAAAGGGAG GCACTTCGAGAAATGA
- the LOC104788498 gene encoding NAC domain-containing protein 66, whose protein sequence is MNISVNGQSQVPPGFRFHPTEEELLQYYLRKKISNIKIDLDVIRDVDLNKLEPWDIQEMCRIGTTPQNDWYFFSHKDKKYPTGTRTNRATTVGFWKATGRDKIIYTNGDRIGMRKTLVFYKGRAPHGQKSDWIMHEYRLDESSVLISSNHDDDVTVETCEAIGCDEGWVVCRVFKKKSLCKTMISSSPERSVKTSSFNDETIEYLLEAMGQSCKEEIVLDPFLKLPNLDNNCHVSKVVDPSFVTSWAALDRLVALQLNGPNSYLIPAVSETSESPFHELNRSGYYTGLSTDNYIPEMDLWNDAEFERPTTSSSNPLCHVSNGSGCRKTEVAYQNIV, encoded by the exons ATGAACATATCAGTAAACGGACAGTCACAAGTGCCTCCTGGTTTTAGGTTTCACCCGACCGAGGAAGAGCTCTTGCAGTATTACCTCCGCAAGAAAATCTCTAACATCAAGATCGATCTCGATGTCATTCGTGACGTTGATCTCAACAAGCTCGAGCCTTGGGATATTCAAG AGATGTGTAGGATTGGAACAACGCCACAAAACGATTGGTACTTCTTTAGCCATAAGGACAAGAAGTATCCCACCGGGACTAGAACCAACCGAGCCACCACGGTCGGGTTTTGGAAAGCTACAGGACGTGACAAGATCATATATACCAATGGTGATAGGATCGGGATGCGAAAGACGCTTGTCTTCTACAAAGGTCGAGCCCCTCATGGTCAGAAATCCGATTGGATCATGCATGAATACAGACTCGACGAGAGTAGTGTATTAATCTCCTCGAATCACGATGATGATGTCACCGTCGAAACATGTGAGGCCATAGGATGCGACGAAGGATGGGTGGTGTGTCGTGTtttcaagaagaagagtctTTGCAAAACTATGATTAGCAGCAGCCCTGAGAGATCTGTTAAAACGTCGTCGTTCAATGATGAGACTATCGAGTACCTTCTTGAAGCAATGGGGCAATCTTGTAAAGAAGAGATAGTTTTAGACCCTTTTTTGAAACTCCCCAACCTCGACAACAACTGTCATGTCAGCAAAGTTGTAGATCCGAGCTTCGTCACTAGCTGGGCCGCTTTGGATCGGCTCGTTGCCTTGCAACTAAATGGGCCTAACTCGTATTTGATCCCAGCCGTCAGTGAGACTTCAGAATCACCGTTCCATGAACTGAACCGGTCCGGTTATTATACCGGTTTATCGACGGATAATTATATACCGGAGATGGATTTGTGGAACGATGCAGAATTCGAGAGGCCGACAACGTCATCGTCCAACCCATTGTGCCACGTGTCGAACGGAAGTGGATGTCGGAAAACTGAAGTGGCATACCAAAACATTGTGTAA
- the LOC104788501 gene encoding uncharacterized protein LOC104788501 — protein MGNFLRRSCAVHPASGDGGRERHVEESPQQRRSTVRVKVRMRRDQLEELMYLARRGDQSNDGGKIGFLILKECMEGRLPARVLGSNDDVPSQRRGNYLVSRRLDSITEE, from the coding sequence ATGGGGAATTTTCTTAGGAGAAGCTGCGCTGTACATCCGGCTTCAGGCGACGGAGGAAGAGAAAGACACGTGGAGGAGTCGCCGCAACAACGTAGAAGCACTGTACGGGTTAAAGTGAGGATGAGAAGAGATCAATTGGAAGAGCTTATGTATTTGGCACGTCGTGGTGATCAATCAAACGACGGTGGTAAGAttggtttcttgattcttaAAGAATGCATGGAAGGTCGCTTGCCGGCAAGGGTTCTTGGCTCTAATGACGATGTTCCGTCGCAACGGCGTGGAAATTACTTAGTGTCTCGAAGATTGGATTCCATCACTGaggaataa
- the LOC104788497 gene encoding auxin-responsive protein SAUR32-like yields MGSGEKTLKSFQSNRSNNVKSNSKQGIKDVPKGCLAIKVGSKEEEKQRFVVPVFYLNHPLFMQLLREAEEEYGFEQKGTITIPCHVDVFRYVQDMIDRERSVDYHSNHHDDHRHHHHSHNHLVGCFRA; encoded by the coding sequence ATGGGTTCGGGAGAAAAAACCCTCAAAAGCTTCCAATCAAATCGTTCAAATAACGTGAAAAGCAACAGCAAACAAGGGATCAAAGATGTTCCAAAAGGTTGTTTAGCCATCAAAGTGGGAtcaaaagaagaggagaaacaaAGATTTGTTGTTCCTGTCTTTTATTTAAACCATCCATTGTTCATGCAACTCTTAAGGGAAGCAGAGGAAGAGTATGGGTTCGAGCAGAAAGGTACCATCACAATCCCTTGCCATGTGGATGTTTTTCGATATGTTCAAGACATGATCGACAGAGAGAGATCGGTTGATTATCATAGTAATCATCATGAtgatcatcgtcatcatcatcatagccACAATCATCTTGTTGGGTGTTTTAGAGCTTGA